In the Myxococcus fulvus genome, one interval contains:
- a CDS encoding Gfo/Idh/MocA family protein: MSRTSTSERIRVGIIGASPQWGWATYAHLPALQTLPRFRVTAVSTTRQESADETARRFDVPHAFASAEPLVTHPEVDLVVVSVRAAEHAKLVRAALAAKKHVFCEWPLGASLAETTELEALARRAGVRTVIGLQRRLAPGVRYLKDLLQEGYLGRLRSVSLQVTTSMLGHRRPKAYGYTADATQGANTLATITAHFLDTVLAAVGDLRSASALVARQLEQTTLIETGEVIPVTAPDQVLVSGTLASGALLSAHIEAGKRNGGVIGATFTGTEGDLYLSHDLKVSGARGDDQPLQPLPTPEHYAWGPQGSLTDDAYQTGQLYTAFARDWDEGTSLAPDFAYALKLHRVLDTFAESSASGQRRTL, encoded by the coding sequence ATGAGCAGGACGAGCACGTCGGAGCGGATTCGCGTGGGCATCATCGGGGCGAGCCCCCAGTGGGGGTGGGCGACGTATGCCCACCTGCCCGCGTTGCAGACACTGCCGCGCTTCCGCGTCACGGCGGTGAGCACCACGCGGCAGGAGAGCGCGGACGAGACGGCGCGCCGCTTCGACGTGCCGCACGCCTTCGCCAGCGCGGAGCCGCTGGTGACACATCCAGAGGTGGACCTGGTGGTGGTCTCGGTGCGCGCGGCCGAGCACGCGAAGCTGGTGCGCGCCGCGCTCGCCGCGAAGAAGCACGTGTTCTGCGAGTGGCCCCTGGGCGCGTCGCTGGCGGAGACGACGGAGCTGGAGGCGCTGGCCCGGCGGGCGGGGGTGCGCACCGTCATCGGATTGCAGCGGCGGCTGGCGCCCGGGGTGCGCTACCTGAAGGACCTGCTCCAGGAGGGGTACCTGGGCCGGCTGCGCTCGGTGTCGCTGCAGGTCACCACGTCGATGCTCGGACACCGCCGGCCCAAGGCCTATGGCTACACGGCGGACGCCACCCAGGGCGCCAACACGCTGGCCACCATCACCGCGCACTTCCTGGACACGGTGCTGGCCGCGGTGGGGGATTTGCGGAGCGCGTCCGCGCTCGTGGCCCGGCAGTTGGAGCAGACCACCTTGATTGAGACGGGCGAGGTCATCCCCGTCACCGCGCCGGACCAGGTGCTGGTGAGTGGAACGCTGGCGAGCGGCGCGCTGCTGTCCGCGCACATCGAGGCGGGCAAGCGCAACGGCGGCGTCATCGGCGCCACCTTCACCGGCACGGAGGGAGACCTGTACCTGTCACACGACTTGAAGGTGTCCGGCGCGCGGGGCGATGACCAGCCGCTCCAGCCGCTGCCGACGCCGGAGCATTACGCCTGGGGTCCCCAGGGCTCGCTCACGGATGACGCGTACCAGACGGGCCAGCTCTACACGGCCTTCGCCCGGGACTGGGACGAGGGCACGTCGCTGGCGCCCGACTTCGCGTATGCGCTGAAGCTGCATCGGGTACTGGACACCTTCGCGGAGTCCTCGGCGTCGGGACAGCGTCGGACGTTGTAG
- a CDS encoding cation-translocating P-type ATPase, whose translation MREPPPAASGVEDASGPASGAVPWHALSTERAFERLESGPSGLADEQARERLSRHGPNVLERQKGEGPLKLLWRQVNSPFIWVLIVSAVLAVVMGKVTDGLVVAAVVVLNTLIGFVQEFRAGKAIEALSRMVPQNATVVRAGHKRAVPAAELVPGDVVEIAAGDKVPADMRLVGSRNLQVEEAALTGESVPAAKQPSVVAEDAELGDRTSVVFGGTLVTSGVGQAVVIATGGATELGRISEMLSEATDLQTPLTKALASIAKVITVAILVVSVLLLGVGLWRGYDLSEAVVVAITLAVAAIPEGLPAIVTIALAIGVQRMAARRAVIRKLPAVETLGSTTVICSDKTGTLTRNEMTVQALWTPTGRYTVTGVGYAPRGELRRDGPALSESLLPDDAKELLLAGALCNDAALEGGDGDWRMTGDPTEGALVVAAEKAGLRVEESRARFTRVDAIPFESENQFMATLHDDGREGRVLLLKGAPEVVLARCELDGVVSREDVLEEVERLARRGMRVLAVASRQVPEAKDQLALEDVGGGLELLGLQGMMDPPREEAIEAVRACHEAGIVVKMITGDHLATAEAIGAKLGLQEPGMPGVAGAKLGALDDTQLAHVAESTNVFARVAPEHKLRLVRALQGRGHVVAMTGDGVNDAPALKQANIGVAMGITGTAVSKEAADIVLTDDNFASIAAAVEEGRRVYDNLIKSLAFVLPTNLGLALILLCGVAFFPIQDIGGKAVPLMAMLPTQLLWINLVATVSLALPLAFEAREPDVMRRRPRRPDAPVLSHFVVMRTGLVALLMAAGAIGLFLWEYSRELPAVGHARALAEAQTMAVNTVISFQIFYMVMCRTLTGSVRKVGLFSNPTVFMGIGALVLLQLAFMYVPFMRRIFGTAPLSLEAIGLSVLVGAVVLPAVGLEKWLRGRKDGGPVQRPRAREREDEDHTPPPGRRERLPA comes from the coding sequence ATGCGCGAGCCGCCACCCGCCGCATCCGGAGTCGAGGATGCAAGTGGGCCCGCTTCGGGAGCGGTGCCCTGGCATGCCCTGTCGACCGAGCGGGCCTTCGAGCGACTGGAGAGCGGACCGTCAGGACTGGCGGACGAGCAGGCGCGCGAGCGGCTCTCCCGTCATGGGCCCAACGTCCTGGAGCGACAGAAGGGCGAGGGGCCGCTGAAGCTGTTGTGGCGACAGGTGAACAGTCCGTTCATCTGGGTGCTCATCGTGTCGGCGGTGTTGGCGGTGGTGATGGGGAAGGTGACGGACGGCCTGGTGGTGGCCGCCGTGGTGGTGCTCAACACGCTCATCGGCTTCGTGCAGGAGTTCCGCGCGGGCAAGGCCATCGAGGCGCTCAGCCGGATGGTGCCGCAGAACGCGACGGTGGTGCGCGCGGGCCACAAGCGCGCGGTGCCCGCCGCGGAGCTGGTGCCCGGGGACGTGGTGGAGATTGCCGCCGGGGACAAGGTGCCCGCGGACATGCGGCTGGTGGGCTCCAGGAACCTCCAGGTGGAGGAGGCCGCGCTCACGGGCGAGTCCGTGCCGGCGGCGAAGCAGCCCTCGGTGGTGGCGGAGGACGCGGAGCTGGGGGACAGGACGAGCGTCGTCTTCGGCGGCACGCTGGTGACGTCGGGCGTGGGGCAGGCGGTGGTCATCGCGACGGGAGGCGCCACGGAGCTGGGGCGCATCTCGGAGATGTTGAGCGAGGCCACCGACTTGCAGACGCCGCTGACGAAGGCGCTCGCGAGCATCGCCAAGGTCATCACCGTGGCCATCCTGGTGGTGTCGGTGCTGCTGCTCGGGGTGGGGCTGTGGCGCGGCTACGACCTGAGCGAGGCGGTGGTGGTGGCCATCACCCTGGCGGTGGCGGCGATTCCGGAGGGCCTGCCCGCCATCGTCACCATCGCGCTGGCCATCGGCGTGCAGCGCATGGCGGCCCGGCGCGCGGTCATCCGCAAGCTGCCCGCGGTGGAGACGCTGGGCAGCACCACCGTCATCTGCTCGGACAAGACGGGCACGCTCACGCGCAACGAGATGACGGTGCAGGCCCTGTGGACGCCGACGGGGCGCTACACCGTCACCGGCGTGGGGTACGCGCCTCGGGGCGAGCTGCGCCGCGACGGGCCGGCGCTCAGCGAGTCGCTCCTGCCCGACGACGCGAAGGAGCTGCTGCTCGCCGGAGCGCTGTGCAACGACGCGGCGCTCGAAGGGGGAGACGGCGACTGGCGCATGACGGGCGACCCGACGGAGGGTGCGCTGGTGGTGGCGGCGGAGAAGGCGGGCCTGCGCGTGGAGGAGTCCCGCGCGCGCTTCACCCGCGTGGACGCCATCCCATTCGAGTCGGAGAACCAGTTCATGGCCACGCTGCACGACGACGGCCGCGAGGGCCGCGTGCTGCTCCTCAAGGGCGCGCCCGAGGTGGTCCTGGCTCGCTGCGAGCTGGACGGCGTCGTGTCACGCGAAGACGTGCTGGAAGAGGTGGAGCGGCTGGCGCGACGGGGCATGCGGGTGCTCGCGGTGGCGTCGCGGCAGGTGCCCGAGGCGAAGGACCAGCTCGCGCTGGAGGACGTGGGGGGCGGGCTGGAGCTCTTGGGCCTGCAGGGGATGATGGACCCTCCGCGCGAGGAGGCCATCGAGGCGGTGCGTGCCTGTCACGAGGCGGGCATCGTCGTGAAGATGATCACGGGCGACCACCTGGCGACGGCGGAGGCCATCGGCGCGAAGCTGGGCCTGCAAGAGCCGGGGATGCCGGGCGTCGCGGGCGCGAAGCTGGGAGCGCTGGACGACACGCAGCTGGCGCACGTGGCCGAGAGCACGAACGTCTTCGCGCGCGTGGCGCCGGAGCACAAGCTGCGCCTGGTGCGCGCGCTCCAGGGCCGCGGGCACGTGGTGGCGATGACGGGCGACGGGGTGAACGACGCGCCCGCGCTCAAGCAGGCGAACATCGGCGTGGCGATGGGAATCACCGGCACGGCGGTGTCCAAGGAGGCGGCGGACATCGTCCTCACGGATGACAACTTCGCCTCCATCGCGGCGGCGGTGGAGGAGGGGCGGCGCGTCTACGACAACCTCATCAAGTCGCTCGCCTTCGTGCTGCCCACCAACCTGGGGCTCGCGCTCATCCTGCTGTGCGGCGTGGCGTTCTTCCCCATCCAGGACATCGGCGGGAAGGCGGTGCCGCTGATGGCGATGCTGCCGACGCAGTTGTTGTGGATCAACCTGGTGGCCACGGTGTCGCTCGCGCTGCCGCTGGCGTTCGAGGCGCGTGAGCCGGACGTGATGCGCAGGAGGCCGCGCCGTCCGGACGCGCCGGTGCTCAGCCACTTCGTGGTGATGCGCACGGGGCTGGTCGCGCTGCTCATGGCGGCGGGAGCCATCGGCCTGTTCCTCTGGGAGTACTCGCGCGAGCTGCCGGCGGTGGGGCACGCGCGGGCGCTGGCCGAGGCGCAGACGATGGCGGTGAACACCGTCATCAGCTTCCAGATTTTCTACATGGTGATGTGCCGCACGCTCACCGGCTCGGTGCGCAAGGTGGGCCTGTTCAGCAACCCCACGGTGTTCATGGGCATCGGCGCGCTCGTGCTGCTGCAGCTCGCCTTCATGTACGTGCCCTTCATGCGGCGCATCTTCGGCACCGCGCCCCTGTCGCTGGAGGCCATCGGGCTGTCCGTGCTGGTGGGTGCGGTGGTGCTGCCGGCGGTGGGGCTGGAGAAGTGGCTGCGCGGGCGCAAGGACGGCGGCCCCGTGCAGCGGCCCCGAGCTCGCGAGCGGGAGGACGAGGACCACACGCCGCCACCCGGGAGGCGCGAGCGGCTGCCCGCGTGA
- the tpx gene encoding thiol peroxidase: protein MAEFKDQVTYRGKPVTLEGDGQVQVGDLAPDFTVYKGFYESHRLSELKGQVVVLSVAPSVDTKVCAIQLRMFNQQATKLGPDVKVWYLSLDLPFALNRFTAAEGIQNVAVLSDYKDREFARKYGLYMKELGLLARSTFVVDREGRVVFREVVPEMMHEPDYDAALEAVRKAL from the coding sequence ATGGCCGAGTTCAAGGACCAGGTCACCTACCGCGGCAAGCCGGTGACGCTGGAGGGCGACGGGCAGGTGCAGGTGGGCGACCTCGCGCCCGACTTCACCGTGTACAAGGGCTTCTACGAGTCCCACCGCCTGTCGGAGCTCAAGGGGCAGGTGGTGGTGCTGAGCGTGGCGCCGAGCGTGGACACCAAGGTCTGCGCCATCCAGCTGCGCATGTTCAACCAGCAGGCGACGAAGCTGGGGCCGGACGTGAAGGTCTGGTACCTGAGCCTCGATTTGCCCTTCGCCCTCAACCGCTTCACCGCGGCCGAGGGCATCCAGAACGTCGCGGTGCTGTCGGACTACAAGGACCGGGAGTTCGCGCGGAAGTACGGCCTGTACATGAAGGAGCTGGGCCTGTTGGCGCGCAGCACCTTCGTGGTGGACCGCGAGGGCCGGGTGGTGTTCCGCGAGGTGGTCCCGGAGATGATGCACGAGCCGGACTACGACGCCGCGCTGGAGGCGGTGCGCAAGGCGCTCTGA
- a CDS encoding ROK family protein: MPTLGIDLGGTFARAAVVDEAGRMLASTKVALAERSPSGVVETIAQAASEAVRSAGVPVDGCGVGAAAQIHKDSGVLSVAPNLGWRNVPLGKMLTDRLKQPVKVVNDLSAAAWGELHAGAGRGAQDLLVVFVGSGVGSAIIAGGRLLEGAGGVAAELGHIKVIPDGRRCGCGELGCLEAYTGGHNLIAQSKELLVAGSSPVLAKLVENDASRLTPVSLEEAAEAGDEAAREVYERAARFLALAVANQVTVLNPARLILGGGVLNHCPGMRRRVLDGVRAWASQTSREGLLIADAELGDDSGLIGAALLAA; the protein is encoded by the coding sequence ATGCCGACGTTGGGAATCGACCTGGGTGGGACGTTCGCTCGAGCCGCCGTGGTGGACGAGGCGGGGAGGATGCTCGCGTCGACCAAGGTGGCGCTCGCCGAGCGCAGCCCGTCCGGGGTGGTGGAGACCATCGCCCAGGCCGCCTCGGAGGCGGTGAGGTCCGCGGGCGTGCCGGTGGACGGCTGCGGCGTGGGCGCGGCCGCGCAGATCCACAAGGACTCCGGCGTGCTGTCGGTGGCCCCCAACCTGGGCTGGCGCAACGTGCCCCTGGGCAAGATGCTCACGGACCGGCTGAAGCAGCCGGTGAAGGTGGTGAATGATTTGTCCGCCGCCGCGTGGGGTGAGCTGCACGCGGGCGCGGGCCGTGGCGCGCAAGATTTGCTGGTGGTGTTCGTCGGCTCGGGCGTGGGCAGCGCCATCATCGCCGGCGGGCGCCTGTTGGAAGGCGCGGGCGGCGTGGCGGCCGAGCTGGGCCACATCAAGGTCATCCCCGACGGGCGGCGCTGCGGCTGCGGCGAGCTGGGCTGCCTGGAGGCGTACACCGGCGGCCACAACCTCATCGCGCAGTCGAAGGAGCTGCTCGTCGCGGGCTCCTCTCCGGTGCTGGCGAAGCTCGTGGAGAACGACGCCTCCCGGCTGACGCCGGTGTCGCTGGAAGAGGCGGCGGAAGCAGGCGACGAGGCCGCTCGGGAGGTGTATGAGCGGGCCGCGCGGTTCCTGGCGCTGGCGGTGGCCAACCAGGTGACGGTGTTGAACCCGGCGAGGCTCATTCTCGGGGGTGGGGTGTTGAACCACTGCCCTGGGATGCGGCGCCGGGTGTTGGACGGTGTGAGGGCGTGGGCGTCCCAGACGTCCCGCGAGGGGTTGCTCATCGCCGACGCGGAGCTCGGCGACGACAGCGGCCTCATTGGTGCGGCACTGCTGGCCGCGTGA
- a CDS encoding peptidase M23: MKAMKWMLATVALAVTGWSTSASSATAVGPICDTAARVGSTTYYSCSGSSHNALDMSNGTCSVWNHRGMINVSRYYAYYGGCANNCSGGTSCNGGAGNYYVVTGGSGWDFRQLHLNSNVSSGSKTCDRCALGLVGSTGNSTGAHVHADNRQYGTRKTAWYTSVGTTCGSSAYCSNRVGTPTL; this comes from the coding sequence ATGAAGGCAATGAAGTGGATGTTGGCCACGGTGGCGTTGGCCGTGACGGGGTGGTCCACGAGCGCGTCGTCGGCGACGGCCGTCGGTCCCATCTGTGACACGGCCGCGCGCGTGGGCTCCACGACGTACTACTCGTGCTCGGGCAGCAGCCACAACGCGCTCGACATGAGCAATGGCACGTGCAGCGTGTGGAACCACCGCGGGATGATCAACGTCAGCCGCTACTACGCCTACTACGGCGGCTGTGCGAACAACTGCAGCGGCGGCACGAGCTGCAACGGCGGCGCGGGCAACTACTACGTCGTCACCGGCGGCAGCGGCTGGGACTTCCGCCAGCTCCACCTGAACTCCAACGTGTCCTCCGGCTCCAAGACGTGCGACCGCTGCGCGCTGGGCCTGGTGGGCTCCACGGGCAACTCCACCGGCGCGCACGTGCACGCGGACAACCGCCAGTACGGCACCCGCAAGACGGCCTGGTACACCAGCGTCGGCACCACGTGCGGCTCCAGTGCGTATTGCAGCAATCGCGTGGGTACGCCCACGCTGTAG
- a CDS encoding HEAT repeat domain-containing protein codes for MHALMNKRWGRGLLVSLLLGGGWPASAAAPLLTPETCSVETMLRDVRAAMKDGSPALRHYVKARLREAALAMPAAELQAALEREHQPEVLEALGAALATKASHAESPGLVQPLLARAAGDADPAARAAAVRALRATPSVEFMAKNGGVVTYEQLVRDSSPEVRQAVADNLLAESAQVYSGHDRTVSETTVSVASAAEDPAVAARLLGEVSMEAVGHETVERVTRHLKAESPELRAAAATALGGSPGAEAAGARRALVEAFRGDSNPAVRKAALQGIARLGQASARPLLESLRGVDARMDPEIDAWLSALKLNLQEWHLLLREKQRLRR; via the coding sequence ATGCATGCCCTCATGAACAAGCGATGGGGGCGCGGGCTCCTGGTGTCGCTCCTCCTGGGCGGGGGGTGGCCGGCGAGCGCGGCCGCGCCGCTGCTGACGCCCGAGACGTGCTCGGTGGAGACGATGCTCCGCGACGTGCGCGCGGCGATGAAGGACGGCTCGCCCGCGCTGCGGCACTACGTGAAGGCGCGGCTGCGCGAGGCGGCGCTGGCCATGCCCGCCGCGGAGCTGCAGGCCGCGCTGGAGCGCGAGCACCAGCCGGAGGTGCTGGAGGCCCTGGGCGCGGCGCTGGCCACCAAGGCGAGCCACGCGGAGTCTCCCGGACTGGTGCAGCCGCTGCTCGCCCGGGCCGCGGGAGACGCGGACCCCGCGGCGCGCGCTGCGGCGGTGCGAGCCCTCAGGGCCACGCCCTCCGTGGAGTTCATGGCGAAGAACGGCGGCGTGGTGACGTACGAGCAGCTGGTGCGCGACAGCTCCCCGGAGGTGCGCCAGGCGGTGGCCGACAACCTGCTGGCGGAGAGCGCGCAGGTGTACTCGGGCCATGACCGCACGGTGTCGGAGACGACGGTGTCCGTGGCGTCCGCGGCCGAGGACCCCGCGGTGGCGGCGAGGCTGTTGGGTGAGGTGTCCATGGAGGCCGTGGGCCACGAGACGGTGGAGCGCGTCACGCGGCACCTGAAGGCCGAGTCCCCGGAGCTGCGCGCGGCGGCGGCGACGGCGCTGGGGGGCTCGCCAGGGGCGGAGGCGGCGGGGGCGCGGCGCGCGCTGGTGGAGGCCTTCCGCGGGGACTCGAATCCGGCGGTGCGCAAGGCGGCGCTCCAGGGCATCGCCCGGCTGGGTCAGGCCTCCGCGCGGCCCCTGCTGGAGTCGCTGCGCGGGGTGGACGCGCGCATGGACCCGGAAATCGACGCGTGGCTGTCCGCGCTGAAGCTCAACCTCCAGGAGTGGCACCTGCTGCTGCGCGAGAAGCAGCGGCTGAGGAGGTGA
- a CDS encoding DUF547 domain-containing protein, with product MLRAPVDAPLPSRRRLLVPAVVFAVASTVVALAAMYVQGLLPASVPSANEPFHYQGYEKVLRHVRADGDVDFSSIGRERAELDRFVESLASFSPHNRPEVFPTSEDALAFWLNAYHALVLQQVVDGYPYLESVHGLALGRFYWGRSWPVGGKRLTLWSLHHRILAREYADPRIHLALFQATRGGPRMDSTHFQPEFLDAQLNEASRRFVGDKRHVRLDRDTVYLAKLFETWREDFLAALPEGRRGNVLQFVWAFLPDTCEERPGCDTRADLDHACGPKLDRCHIVYEPEDPTLPDAAAREVRTER from the coding sequence ATGCTGCGCGCTCCCGTGGACGCTCCCCTGCCCTCCCGCCGTCGCCTCCTGGTGCCCGCCGTGGTGTTCGCCGTCGCGAGCACGGTGGTGGCGTTGGCCGCGATGTATGTGCAGGGCCTCTTGCCAGCCTCCGTGCCGTCCGCGAATGAGCCCTTCCACTATCAGGGCTACGAGAAGGTGCTCCGGCACGTGCGCGCGGATGGGGATGTGGACTTCTCCTCCATCGGCCGTGAGCGCGCGGAGTTGGACCGCTTCGTCGAATCGCTGGCGTCGTTCTCTCCGCACAACCGCCCGGAGGTCTTCCCGACGTCGGAGGACGCGCTGGCGTTCTGGCTCAATGCCTACCACGCGCTGGTGCTCCAGCAGGTGGTGGATGGCTATCCCTATCTGGAGAGCGTGCACGGGCTGGCGCTGGGGCGCTTCTACTGGGGACGCTCGTGGCCGGTGGGCGGCAAGCGCCTGACGCTGTGGTCGCTGCACCACCGCATCCTCGCCCGGGAGTACGCCGACCCGCGCATCCACCTGGCGCTGTTCCAGGCCACGCGCGGCGGGCCTCGCATGGACAGCACCCACTTCCAGCCCGAGTTCCTCGATGCGCAGCTGAACGAGGCCAGCCGCCGCTTCGTCGGCGACAAGCGCCACGTGCGCCTGGACCGCGACACGGTGTACCTGGCGAAGCTGTTCGAGACGTGGCGCGAGGACTTCCTCGCCGCGCTGCCCGAGGGACGCCGGGGCAACGTGCTCCAGTTCGTCTGGGCGTTCCTCCCGGACACCTGCGAGGAGCGTCCCGGCTGCGACACCCGCGCGGACCTGGACCACGCCTGCGGCCCGAAGCTGGACCGCTGCCACATCGTGTACGAGCCGGAGGACCCCACGCTCCCGGACGCCGCCGCGCGCGAGGTCCGCACGGAGCGCTGA
- a CDS encoding helix-turn-helix domain-containing protein, whose protein sequence is MMMPSRPVGELLREWRQRRSLSQLDLACRAEVSARHVSFLETGRSTPSRDMLLHLAEELDVPLRERNTLLVAAGFAPVYSENELDGPRMTAAREAVELVLSGHEPYPALAVDRHWHLVTANRAVGVLLEGIPGELLQPPVNVLRLSLHPDGLGRRILNLEQWRAHVLARLQRQVSTTADATLAALLDELRGMGPVPSPAAEPDYAGVVVPLRIMTPRGVLSFIGTTTVFGTPVDITLAELAIESFFPADAATGEVLRRAAAEAPRRSDA, encoded by the coding sequence ATGATGATGCCGAGCCGTCCGGTGGGAGAGTTGCTGCGCGAGTGGCGTCAGCGCCGCAGCCTGAGTCAGTTGGACCTGGCGTGCCGCGCGGAGGTGTCCGCCCGTCACGTGAGCTTCCTGGAGACGGGGCGCTCCACGCCGAGCCGGGACATGCTGCTGCACCTGGCCGAGGAGCTGGACGTGCCGCTGCGCGAGCGCAACACGCTGCTCGTGGCGGCGGGCTTCGCGCCCGTCTATTCGGAGAACGAGCTGGACGGGCCGCGCATGACGGCGGCGCGCGAGGCGGTGGAGCTGGTGCTCTCCGGACACGAGCCGTACCCGGCGCTCGCGGTGGACCGGCACTGGCACCTCGTCACCGCGAACCGCGCGGTGGGCGTGCTCCTGGAGGGCATCCCGGGTGAATTGCTCCAGCCCCCCGTCAACGTGCTGCGGCTGAGCCTGCACCCGGACGGCCTGGGCCGGCGCATCCTCAACCTGGAGCAGTGGCGCGCGCACGTGCTGGCGCGGCTGCAGCGGCAGGTGTCGACCACCGCGGACGCGACGCTGGCGGCGCTGCTCGACGAGCTGCGGGGAATGGGGCCGGTGCCGAGCCCCGCGGCCGAGCCGGACTACGCGGGCGTGGTGGTGCCGCTTCGCATCATGACGCCCCGGGGCGTGCTGTCCTTCATCGGCACGACGACGGTGTTCGGCACGCCGGTGGACATCACCCTGGCGGAGCTGGCGATTGAGTCCTTCTTCCCCGCGGACGCGGCGACGGGAGAAGTGCTTCGCCGGGCGGCCGCCGAGGCCCCGCGGCGCTCCGACGCGTGA